In a single window of the Pseudogemmatithrix spongiicola genome:
- a CDS encoding sensor histidine kinase — MVSTQSKLRLIVGAGVVALLLVGSVTLAATRRAFAGGMDDPALRLAQALVIILMILAVVLAWLAYASLHDDITRRAAVEAALRASEAKFSGILEIAADAIISVDDRQRIVHFNSGAERIFGWSASEALGRELAFLLPERHRKGHGQFVHGFGMAAERSRQMGERRAISGLRRDGSEFPAEASISKLVLASGERIYTVLLRDVTDRHRREEAQQRLTHAVAVLGETLEVAGTERTIVQLPVGWLADGAVLDVQAGGGSLRRVVSTPSDPALAALLAQMAEQRIDMDSPSRVVDVFRRAQVEHVPNVDDEWLEAHTDSAEEFARAKAMQVRAVLLLPLVAREHVLGVLSIFRTSAGRAFSDAEITSAKELALRAAFALDNARLYETAQQATIARDHALGVVSHDLRNPISAIGMCARALLAATPADDTERRALVTTIADSTDLTQRMIRDLLDVASIELGRLNIERRALALPPVLAQAMELFRRDAAERGVALALDEPSPLPEVIGDEQRVVQVLANLLGNALRFTDRGGSVRVGARRVGGHVEVAVHDNGAGIPPSELPRIFERYWTVRRNAPKGGTGLGLAIARGIVEAHGGTLWAESIVGKGSSFRFTLPLA, encoded by the coding sequence ATGGTCTCGACGCAATCCAAGCTGCGCCTGATCGTCGGCGCCGGGGTGGTGGCGCTGCTGCTCGTGGGGAGCGTGACGCTCGCCGCGACGCGCCGCGCCTTTGCCGGGGGCATGGACGATCCGGCGCTGCGTCTCGCGCAGGCGCTGGTGATCATCCTGATGATCCTCGCCGTGGTGCTCGCGTGGCTGGCCTACGCCAGCCTGCATGACGACATCACGCGCCGCGCGGCCGTCGAGGCAGCGCTGCGCGCCAGCGAAGCGAAATTCTCGGGCATCCTCGAGATCGCCGCTGACGCCATCATCTCCGTGGACGATCGGCAACGCATCGTGCACTTCAACTCCGGCGCCGAACGTATCTTCGGCTGGTCCGCGTCGGAGGCGCTGGGCCGGGAGCTGGCCTTCTTGCTCCCCGAGCGGCACCGGAAAGGCCACGGGCAGTTCGTGCACGGATTCGGCATGGCCGCCGAGCGCTCCCGGCAGATGGGTGAGCGCCGCGCCATCTCCGGGCTTCGGCGCGACGGCAGCGAGTTTCCCGCCGAGGCGTCGATCTCCAAGCTGGTGCTCGCCTCGGGCGAGCGCATCTACACCGTGCTGCTGCGCGACGTGACGGATCGGCACCGGCGCGAGGAGGCGCAGCAGCGGCTGACGCATGCCGTGGCGGTGCTGGGTGAGACGCTGGAAGTGGCGGGGACCGAGCGGACCATCGTGCAGCTGCCCGTCGGCTGGCTGGCGGACGGCGCGGTGCTGGACGTGCAGGCCGGCGGCGGGAGCCTGCGACGCGTCGTCTCGACGCCATCGGACCCCGCGCTGGCCGCCCTGCTCGCGCAGATGGCCGAGCAGCGCATCGACATGGATTCGCCGTCACGCGTGGTGGACGTGTTCCGGCGGGCGCAGGTGGAGCACGTGCCAAACGTGGACGACGAGTGGCTTGAGGCGCATACGGACTCGGCGGAGGAGTTCGCGCGCGCCAAGGCGATGCAGGTGCGCGCCGTGCTCCTGCTGCCGTTGGTGGCGCGCGAACACGTGCTGGGCGTGCTCTCGATCTTCCGCACGTCGGCAGGCCGCGCGTTCAGCGACGCCGAGATCACGAGCGCCAAGGAGCTGGCGCTGCGCGCCGCATTCGCGCTCGACAACGCGCGCCTCTACGAGACGGCGCAGCAAGCGACGATCGCGCGGGACCATGCGCTCGGCGTGGTGTCGCACGACCTGCGCAATCCCATCTCGGCCATCGGCATGTGCGCCCGCGCGCTCCTGGCGGCGACTCCGGCCGATGACACCGAGCGTCGCGCGCTGGTGACGACCATCGCCGACTCGACCGATCTCACCCAGCGGATGATCCGCGACCTGCTGGACGTGGCGAGCATCGAGCTGGGGCGGCTCAACATCGAGCGCCGTGCCTTGGCCCTTCCGCCGGTACTGGCGCAGGCCATGGAACTCTTCCGGCGCGATGCCGCCGAGCGCGGCGTCGCGCTGGCGCTGGACGAGCCGTCGCCGCTGCCGGAGGTCATCGGCGACGAGCAACGCGTCGTGCAGGTGCTCGCCAACCTCTTGGGGAACGCGCTGCGGTTCACGGACCGCGGGGGCAGCGTGCGTGTCGGGGCCCGTCGCGTCGGAGGCCACGTCGAAGTCGCGGTGCACGACAACGGCGCGGGGATCCCGCCCTCCGAGCTCCCGCGGATCTTCGAGCGCTACTGGACCGTGCGGCGCAACGCGCCCAAGGGCGGCACGGGCCTCGGCTTGGCCATCGCCCGCGGCATCGTCGAGGCCCATGGCGGCACGCTCTGGGCCGAGAGCATCGTGGGCAAGGGCAGCAGCTTCCGCTTTACCTTGCCGCTGGCCTGA
- a CDS encoding glycosyltransferase family 4 protein codes for MRILFCTDTYPPQVNGVSVVTALSVQGLRERGWEVEVIAPRYPEGDADIFGPGVSHAQVTSIPSVPLPGYRDIRLAAPARGSVRDVVDRFTPDIVHSATEFVIGRMGQRAARDRGLVVTTSYHTDFAKYTSSYGVPFLRGPVQRWIRRFHAHAARIFTPSEPSRQDLLALGLTDVEVWGRGVDDVLFHPSKRALALRQRHSLGNAFTFLHVGRLAPEKGVDVLLEAFRQVEAALGAEHVKFVVAGAGPSLEALRAQAPKNVTFLGNLDRTRELPALYASADAFLFASTTETLGLVVLEAMASGLPVIATPAGGVADNLRDGARHWAERRTWAMELDRLDASYRELLRPAAR; via the coding sequence ATGCGTATCCTTTTCTGCACGGACACCTATCCCCCACAGGTCAACGGCGTCAGCGTCGTCACGGCACTGTCCGTGCAGGGCCTGCGCGAACGCGGCTGGGAGGTCGAGGTCATCGCCCCGCGGTATCCCGAGGGGGATGCCGACATCTTCGGGCCCGGCGTGAGCCACGCGCAGGTGACCAGCATTCCCTCCGTGCCGCTGCCGGGGTATCGCGACATCCGGCTCGCGGCGCCGGCGCGCGGCAGCGTGCGCGACGTCGTCGACCGCTTCACGCCTGACATCGTGCACAGCGCCACGGAGTTCGTGATCGGGCGCATGGGCCAGCGCGCGGCGCGCGATCGCGGGCTCGTGGTCACCACCTCGTACCACACCGACTTCGCCAAGTACACGTCGTCCTACGGCGTGCCCTTCCTGCGCGGGCCGGTGCAGCGGTGGATTCGCCGCTTCCACGCCCACGCGGCGCGCATCTTCACGCCGTCCGAACCGTCGCGCCAGGACCTGCTGGCCCTCGGACTCACGGACGTCGAGGTCTGGGGCCGCGGCGTCGATGACGTGCTCTTCCACCCGTCCAAGCGCGCGCTCGCGCTGCGTCAGCGGCACTCGCTCGGCAACGCGTTCACCTTCCTGCACGTGGGGCGCCTCGCGCCGGAAAAGGGCGTCGACGTGCTGCTCGAGGCGTTCCGCCAAGTGGAGGCCGCGCTCGGCGCCGAGCACGTGAAGTTCGTCGTCGCCGGCGCGGGGCCCAGCCTCGAGGCGCTGCGCGCGCAGGCCCCGAAGAACGTCACCTTTCTCGGCAACCTCGATCGCACGCGTGAACTTCCGGCGCTCTACGCCAGCGCCGATGCCTTCCTCTTCGCGAGCACCACCGAGACGCTGGGCCTCGTCGTCCTCGAGGCGATGGCGTCAGGCCTGCCGGTGATCGCGACGCCCGCCGGCGGTGTGGCCGATAACCTGCGCGATGGCGCGCGGCACTGGGCCGAGCGCCGCACCTGGGCGATGGAGCTCGATCGCCTCGACGCGTCCTACCGCGAGCTGCTCAGGCCAGCGGCAAGGTAA
- a CDS encoding response regulator transcription factor: MSDDLIRVILADDHSVVRAGLKAVIGAAKDMHVVGEASSGPEAVALAERLKPHVVIMDLSIGEVDGGQATKMLIEKGIPSKVLILTMHPEEEYLVPMLEAGASGFLPKTAPDRELLDAVRTVARGEIYVRAEAARILAKGYQRKDPMHEDRTRYEKLTERERDVLRLTAQGYSAPEIGERLFISPKTVDTYKQRIQDKLGLSHRHEYVQFALRLGLLHA, encoded by the coding sequence ATGAGCGACGACCTGATTCGCGTAATCCTCGCCGATGACCACAGCGTGGTCCGCGCCGGCCTCAAGGCAGTGATTGGGGCGGCGAAGGATATGCACGTCGTCGGTGAGGCGTCCAGCGGACCCGAGGCGGTCGCGCTGGCCGAGCGCCTGAAGCCTCACGTGGTGATCATGGATCTCTCCATCGGTGAAGTCGATGGCGGGCAGGCCACCAAGATGCTCATCGAGAAGGGCATTCCGTCCAAGGTGCTGATCCTCACGATGCATCCGGAGGAGGAGTACTTGGTGCCGATGCTCGAGGCTGGCGCGAGCGGCTTCCTGCCGAAGACGGCCCCCGACCGCGAGCTGCTCGACGCGGTGCGGACGGTCGCGCGCGGCGAGATCTACGTGCGGGCGGAGGCGGCGCGGATCCTCGCCAAGGGGTATCAGCGCAAGGATCCGATGCACGAGGACCGCACGCGCTACGAGAAGCTCACCGAGCGCGAGCGCGATGTCCTGCGACTGACGGCCCAGGGGTACTCGGCGCCGGAGATCGGCGAACGGCTGTTCATCTCGCCGAAGACGGTGGACACGTACAAGCAGCGCATCCAGGACAAGCTGGGCCTGAGTCACCGGCACGAGTACGTGCAGTTCGCCCTGCGGCTCGGCCTGCTGCACGCCTGA
- a CDS encoding sodium:proton antiporter: MHETLAASSTDPVSQLIVAALLVALFAVLALEAAHRVLVVLGAVALLWAITYLTPFHLLPVEAAIAHLDLNVLLLLAAMMALVGVLKETGVFDWAVERLLERFGHNPARAMAVLWWFTGIASAFLDNVTTVIFVTPVALAAARRVRAPLPLVVLPLIMAANIGGTATLIGDPPNIMIGSGAGLTFMDFIEELTLPVILMMALLHVWAVGRLRRAMGAAADAPAQADAPGQGPQIADPGLLRWLGVICAFVLLGFVTHGATGMPTAVPALIGAAVALIVQDLRYLRTHQPTHEERTHGILHVLEREVEWPTLTFFALLFILVGAAVETGLTATLAGLLERGIVAGRETFGLGDAGTLLFSALLVAWVAAALSAVMDNIPFVAVSIPIIGALVGQLPGESAVLWWALALGACLGGNATPIGASANVTTLGLAEREGLRVTFRAFMRTGVPVAVGSLLVGSVYLTAFVFLGSHRAPVVMGALAVAGLLLVWRTERA, translated from the coding sequence GTGCACGAGACCCTCGCCGCCAGCAGCACCGATCCCGTCTCCCAGCTGATTGTCGCGGCGCTGCTCGTCGCGCTCTTCGCCGTGCTCGCCCTCGAGGCCGCGCATCGCGTGCTCGTGGTGTTGGGCGCCGTCGCGCTGCTCTGGGCCATCACGTACCTCACGCCGTTCCACCTGCTGCCGGTCGAGGCGGCCATCGCGCACCTCGACCTCAATGTGCTGCTGCTGCTCGCGGCGATGATGGCGTTGGTGGGCGTGTTGAAGGAGACGGGGGTTTTCGACTGGGCCGTCGAGCGCTTGCTGGAGCGCTTCGGTCACAATCCCGCACGGGCGATGGCCGTGCTGTGGTGGTTCACGGGTATCGCGTCGGCGTTCCTCGACAACGTGACGACGGTGATCTTCGTGACGCCGGTGGCGTTGGCGGCGGCGCGCCGCGTGCGGGCACCGCTACCGTTGGTCGTGCTTCCGCTGATCATGGCGGCGAACATCGGGGGCACGGCGACGCTCATCGGCGACCCGCCGAACATCATGATCGGGTCGGGCGCGGGCCTGACCTTCATGGATTTCATCGAGGAACTCACGCTCCCGGTGATCCTGATGATGGCGCTGCTGCACGTGTGGGCCGTCGGCCGCCTGCGGCGCGCGATGGGCGCCGCGGCCGATGCGCCGGCGCAGGCCGACGCGCCGGGACAGGGCCCGCAGATCGCCGATCCGGGCCTGCTGCGCTGGCTCGGCGTCATCTGCGCCTTCGTCCTGCTGGGCTTCGTGACGCACGGCGCCACGGGCATGCCGACGGCCGTGCCGGCGCTGATCGGTGCGGCCGTCGCGCTGATCGTGCAGGACCTGCGCTACCTGCGCACCCACCAGCCGACGCACGAGGAGCGCACGCACGGCATCCTGCATGTGCTCGAGCGCGAGGTCGAGTGGCCGACCCTCACGTTCTTCGCGCTGCTGTTCATCCTCGTCGGCGCGGCGGTGGAAACAGGGCTCACGGCCACGCTCGCGGGTCTGCTCGAGCGCGGCATCGTCGCGGGCCGTGAGACCTTCGGGCTCGGCGATGCCGGCACGCTGCTGTTCTCGGCGTTGCTGGTGGCCTGGGTGGCGGCGGCGCTCTCGGCGGTGATGGACAACATTCCGTTCGTGGCGGTGAGCATCCCGATCATCGGCGCGCTGGTCGGACAGCTGCCGGGCGAGAGCGCGGTGCTGTGGTGGGCGCTGGCGCTCGGCGCCTGCCTGGGCGGCAACGCGACGCCGATTGGCGCGTCGGCCAACGTCACGACGCTGGGCCTCGCCGAGCGCGAGGGTCTGCGGGTCACGTTCCGCGCGTTCATGCGGACCGGCGTGCCAGTCGCGGTGGGGTCCCTGCTCGTGGGCAGCGTGTACCTCACGGCCTTCGTGTTCCTCGGCTCGCATCGCGCGCCGGTGGTGATGGGCGCGCTGGCCGTGGCGGGTCTGTTGCTCGTGTGGCGCACGGAGCGCGCGTGA
- a CDS encoding N-formylglutamate amidohydrolase yields the protein MIPFRIHEPAGAPSPIVVDSPHSGLEMPEDFGTIATLDALRTTWDAFVDELWADAPAHGATLVAASFPRAYIDVNRREDDLDPALLATPWPTPLAPTDYSRRGMGLIRRLALPEVPMYAAPLAVEAVEARLVRYYRPYREALRARIAACRATHGIAIYLDAHSMKSRGNAMNVDADAARPDVVVSDRHGTTADPRVTAFVADRFRSQGYSVQLNDPYQGGDLVRSFGAPADGVHAVQVEVNRARYMDEAAFTKSQEFAALRAACGDCVRALATAAREFA from the coding sequence GTGATTCCATTCCGCATCCACGAGCCCGCGGGGGCGCCGTCGCCGATCGTGGTGGACTCACCGCACAGCGGGCTCGAGATGCCGGAGGATTTCGGGACCATCGCCACGCTGGATGCGCTGCGGACGACCTGGGATGCGTTCGTGGACGAGCTCTGGGCGGACGCGCCGGCGCATGGCGCGACGTTGGTCGCCGCGTCGTTCCCGCGCGCGTACATCGACGTGAACCGCCGCGAGGATGACTTGGACCCCGCATTGCTCGCGACGCCGTGGCCGACGCCGCTCGCGCCGACGGACTATTCGCGGCGCGGCATGGGGTTGATCCGACGGCTCGCGCTGCCCGAGGTGCCGATGTACGCAGCGCCGCTGGCGGTCGAGGCGGTGGAGGCGCGGCTCGTCCGCTACTACCGCCCGTACCGCGAGGCGCTGCGCGCGCGCATCGCGGCGTGCCGTGCCACCCATGGCATCGCGATCTATCTCGACGCGCACTCGATGAAGTCGCGGGGCAACGCCATGAATGTCGATGCCGATGCGGCACGGCCGGACGTGGTGGTGAGCGACCGCCACGGCACGACGGCCGATCCACGCGTGACGGCCTTCGTGGCGGACCGGTTCCGGTCGCAGGGATACTCGGTGCAGCTCAACGACCCATACCAGGGTGGTGACTTGGTGCGCAGCTTCGGCGCGCCGGCGGATGGCGTGCATGCGGTGCAAGTGGAGGTGAACCGCGCCCGGTACATGGACGAGGCGGCGTTCACCAAGTCCCAGGAGTTCGCTGCACTGCGCGCGGCCTGCGGGGATTGCGTGCGCGCGCTGGCGACGGCTGCGCGGGAGTTCGCGTGA
- a CDS encoding phosphatase PAP2 family protein, translating to MMRAPLITRLDARDRALFLRWVISDRTPLRATRAWRVLTHVGGARVTILAVLLPMLFAGAALQLVAIKAAWALTLSHLVVQVIKRGVLRERPTVRVLDHSHVAVPDKFSFPSGHSCAVMSVAAVYAVAYPSFAWPLLLLSGLVGWSRVRLGVHYPGDVLAGQAIALATAALVLGAW from the coding sequence ATGATGCGAGCTCCATTGATCACCCGCCTCGACGCCCGTGACCGCGCGCTCTTCCTGCGCTGGGTCATCAGCGACCGCACGCCGCTCCGCGCGACCCGCGCGTGGCGGGTGCTGACGCATGTCGGCGGCGCGCGGGTCACGATCCTCGCGGTGCTGCTGCCGATGCTCTTCGCCGGCGCGGCGCTCCAGTTGGTGGCCATCAAGGCGGCCTGGGCGCTGACCCTCTCGCACCTCGTGGTGCAGGTGATCAAGCGCGGCGTGCTCCGCGAGCGACCGACGGTGCGCGTGCTCGACCACTCGCACGTGGCGGTGCCCGACAAGTTCTCCTTCCCGAGCGGCCACAGCTGCGCGGTGATGAGCGTCGCGGCGGTGTACGCGGTGGCGTATCCGAGCTTCGCGTGGCCGCTGCTGCTGCTCTCGGGCCTCGTCGGCTGGTCGCGCGTGCGCCTCGGCGTCCATTATCCCGGCGACGTGCTCGCCGGGCAGGCGATCGCGCTGGCGACGGCCGCGCTGGTCCTCGGGGCGTGGTGA
- a CDS encoding AbgT family transporter codes for MIAARGWLVRALDTVERVGNRLPHPASLFVLLSLAVVVASWAVHALGWTVPHPTGGAPVGATNLLSLDGLHRLIEGFVPNFLNFGPFGPVLVCLLGLSVAEHAGLLGAVVRVVVGATPARFLTLVIVFTGAMSHTAGDVGYVLLLPLAAALFHTVGRHPIAGLAAAYAGVSGGFAANMLLSPTDVTLAGITQEAARIVDPAYTVTPMASYYFLASSVLLVTLTGTFVTERLVEPRLGAYRGSAVPEPAVPLTPQERAGLRWALLALLALAAIVALGLWPPVGFLLDAERPGFLGSYLVRGLVFWIFVFGLVPGLVYGIVAGTIRRDRDVYAGMAKNMEVVAGYIVAVFFIAQFVNLFAWSGLGVLAAVEGAATLKALGLGAIPLMVGLVLLTAAIDMVMGSASAKWAMLGTVMVPMFMLLGYSPELTQTAYRLGDSLTNIITPLSSNFPLVLLFFQRYDAKAGIGTLSATMLPYTLLNMVVWTLFLVCWVWMGIPTGPGAPLFLGR; via the coding sequence GTGATCGCGGCGCGCGGCTGGTTGGTGCGCGCGCTCGACACGGTCGAGCGCGTGGGCAACCGGCTGCCGCATCCGGCGTCGTTGTTCGTACTGCTGTCGCTCGCCGTCGTGGTCGCGTCGTGGGCCGTGCATGCACTCGGCTGGACCGTTCCGCATCCGACGGGCGGCGCGCCGGTGGGTGCCACCAACCTGCTCTCGCTCGACGGGCTGCACCGGTTGATCGAAGGCTTCGTGCCGAACTTCCTGAACTTCGGGCCGTTCGGACCGGTGCTGGTCTGCCTGCTGGGGCTCTCGGTCGCCGAGCACGCCGGTTTGCTCGGCGCGGTGGTGCGCGTGGTGGTGGGGGCGACGCCGGCGCGCTTCCTCACGCTCGTGATCGTGTTCACGGGCGCGATGTCGCACACGGCGGGCGACGTGGGCTACGTGTTGCTGCTGCCGCTGGCCGCGGCGCTGTTCCACACGGTGGGGCGGCATCCGATTGCGGGGTTGGCCGCCGCGTACGCCGGCGTATCGGGCGGCTTCGCGGCGAACATGCTGCTCTCCCCGACGGACGTGACGCTGGCCGGCATCACGCAGGAAGCGGCGCGCATCGTCGATCCGGCGTACACGGTGACGCCGATGGCGAGCTACTACTTCTTGGCGAGCTCGGTGCTGTTGGTGACGCTCACGGGCACCTTCGTGACGGAGCGGCTGGTGGAGCCGCGGCTCGGCGCGTATCGCGGAAGTGCGGTGCCGGAGCCGGCCGTGCCACTGACGCCGCAGGAGCGCGCCGGACTGCGCTGGGCGCTGCTGGCGCTGCTCGCACTGGCCGCGATCGTGGCGCTCGGCTTGTGGCCGCCGGTGGGCTTCCTGCTGGACGCCGAGCGGCCCGGCTTCCTCGGCTCGTACCTCGTGCGCGGCCTGGTGTTCTGGATCTTCGTCTTCGGTTTGGTGCCCGGGCTCGTGTATGGCATCGTCGCGGGGACCATTCGCCGCGACCGCGATGTCTATGCGGGCATGGCCAAGAACATGGAGGTCGTCGCCGGCTACATCGTCGCGGTGTTCTTCATCGCGCAGTTCGTGAATCTCTTCGCCTGGAGCGGGCTGGGCGTGCTCGCGGCGGTCGAGGGCGCGGCGACCCTCAAGGCGCTGGGACTCGGCGCCATCCCCCTGATGGTGGGGCTCGTGCTGCTGACGGCCGCGATCGACATGGTCATGGGCTCGGCGTCCGCGAAGTGGGCGATGCTGGGCACGGTGATGGTGCCGATGTTCATGCTGCTCGGGTACAGCCCCGAGCTCACGCAGACGGCGTACCGACTGGGCGATTCGCTCACGAACATCATCACGCCGCTGTCGTCAAACTTCCCGCTGGTGCTGCTGTTCTTCCAGCGCTACGACGCCAAGGCCGGCATCGGCACGCTTTCGGCGACGATGCTGCCGTACACGCTGCTGAACATGGTCGTGTGGACCCTGTTCCTCGTGTGCTGGGTGTGGATGGGCATCCCCACGGGTCCCGGGGCGCCGCTGTTTCTCGGTCGCTAG
- a CDS encoding lytic transglycosylase domain-containing protein — MTISRTWLALSLLALVACGRAGLLPRTAPAPATSASTAGTPVAVEVLLPTSRAVASAEDAADPESTGPAVEDAAAEPSSPPPAWDIEVAPYESHERVEYFVGRFSGPLKASFELAMERQGRYAPMIRERLRAGGLPEDMIYLSLIESWYDPHAYSIAAAVGMWQFMTTTARGVGLRVDWWVDERRDPVRSTEGAVAYLNELRETFGSIYLASAAYNGGPGRVQRGLNAHAEALEGAAGDDLFFALRDNTRALRPETRDYVPKLIAAALVGKDPARYGIDVRATTPWTFDSVQVESNVPLAAVATVTGVPLDTIRDYNPQYLRGMTPPTGAAVWLRVPVGTAEGFDSAFAALPEEQRTATKRHVTRDGDFITRIARANGLTAKELNWYNPQATRLSNGNLHAGQRILVPRRDVVAAARDVPNPSVERYGASASYTVRRGDTLGAIARRHGTTVAQIKRWNRMRSDVIRPGQRLRVR, encoded by the coding sequence ATGACGATATCCAGGACATGGCTCGCCCTGAGCCTGCTCGCGCTCGTGGCCTGCGGCCGGGCCGGCCTGTTGCCGCGGACCGCGCCGGCGCCGGCCACCTCCGCGTCGACGGCGGGGACGCCCGTGGCGGTCGAAGTCCTGTTGCCCACCTCCCGCGCGGTCGCGAGCGCGGAGGATGCCGCTGACCCGGAGTCGACCGGACCGGCCGTCGAAGATGCTGCGGCGGAGCCGAGCAGCCCGCCGCCGGCGTGGGACATCGAAGTCGCACCCTACGAGTCGCATGAGCGGGTCGAATACTTCGTGGGCCGCTTCTCGGGCCCGCTCAAGGCCTCGTTCGAACTCGCGATGGAACGGCAGGGCCGTTACGCGCCGATGATTCGCGAACGCCTGCGCGCGGGTGGCCTGCCGGAAGACATGATCTATCTCTCGTTGATCGAGAGCTGGTATGACCCGCATGCGTATTCGATCGCGGCAGCCGTGGGGATGTGGCAGTTCATGACCACCACGGCGCGTGGCGTGGGCTTGCGGGTGGATTGGTGGGTGGACGAGCGGCGTGACCCGGTGCGCTCCACGGAGGGCGCGGTCGCGTATCTCAACGAACTGCGCGAGACCTTCGGCTCGATCTACCTGGCGTCGGCGGCCTACAACGGCGGCCCCGGTCGCGTGCAGCGCGGGCTCAACGCGCACGCCGAGGCGCTCGAGGGCGCAGCGGGTGACGACTTGTTCTTTGCCCTGCGGGACAACACCCGCGCACTGCGGCCCGAGACGCGCGACTACGTGCCGAAGCTCATCGCCGCAGCCCTCGTGGGCAAGGATCCGGCGCGCTACGGCATCGATGTGCGAGCCACGACCCCGTGGACCTTCGATTCGGTGCAGGTCGAGTCGAACGTGCCGCTGGCCGCGGTCGCCACGGTGACCGGTGTGCCGCTCGACACGATCCGCGACTACAACCCGCAGTACCTGCGTGGCATGACGCCGCCGACCGGCGCCGCCGTGTGGCTGCGCGTGCCGGTCGGCACCGCGGAGGGCTTCGACTCCGCGTTCGCCGCGCTCCCCGAGGAGCAACGCACGGCCACGAAGCGCCACGTGACGCGCGACGGCGACTTCATCACGCGGATCGCCCGCGCCAACGGACTGACGGCGAAGGAACTCAACTGGTATAACCCGCAGGCCACGCGCCTGAGCAACGGGAACCTGCATGCCGGCCAGCGCATCCTCGTGCCGCGGCGCGATGTGGTCGCGGCGGCGCGCGACGTGCCGAATCCCAGCGTCGAGCGCTATGGCGCCTCGGCGAGCTACACGGTGCGGCGCGGGGACACGCTGGGCGCGATCGCGCGGCGGCATGGCACGACGGTCGCGCAGATCAAGCGCTGGAACCGCATGCGGAGCGATGTGATCCGGCCTGGGCAGCGGCTGCGGGTGCGCTGA
- a CDS encoding asparaginase, which produces MPRLLLLLAVLIGCAAHPAPASTQARPDTANLPKVVVIATGGTIAGVQSAPGTLGEYRAGTLTAEQIIRSVPELSRHARIETEQFSNVASTLITPQQWIGLSRRIHAALSREDVAGVVVTHGTDRLEETAFFLYLTVRSEKPVAVVGAQRPATGISPDGPVNLLSAVRTVVSPQAVGKGVLVVMDDRILSARESRKHYQRVGGFEGGDMGTLGIVGNGDPEFFFAPVRRRGPRSEFDVLRIDSLPAVDLTVSYPGGRGPRYDTLPAGIVVTTTGFTRAEQATFRQLRQRGVVVVTAFPSGDNVAAGRQNPPSSDSTRVPVTPEDSARVAERNAPPTVGVQHLTPQKARILLMLALTITRDPVEIQRMFREY; this is translated from the coding sequence ATGCCCCGACTCCTGCTGCTGCTCGCCGTCCTGATCGGCTGTGCGGCCCACCCCGCACCGGCCAGCACACAGGCGCGTCCCGACACGGCCAACCTGCCGAAGGTCGTCGTGATCGCCACCGGCGGCACGATCGCGGGCGTGCAGTCCGCGCCCGGCACCCTCGGGGAGTACCGCGCCGGCACGCTCACGGCCGAGCAGATCATCAGATCGGTGCCTGAACTCTCGCGGCACGCGCGCATCGAGACCGAGCAGTTCTCCAACGTCGCGAGCACGCTCATCACGCCCCAGCAGTGGATCGGCCTGTCGCGTCGCATCCACGCCGCGTTGAGCCGCGAGGATGTGGCCGGCGTCGTCGTCACGCACGGCACGGACCGGCTGGAAGAGACGGCGTTCTTCCTGTATCTCACCGTGCGCTCGGAGAAGCCCGTCGCCGTGGTCGGCGCGCAGCGGCCCGCGACCGGCATCAGCCCCGACGGCCCCGTGAACCTGCTGTCGGCGGTCCGCACCGTCGTCTCGCCGCAGGCGGTCGGCAAAGGCGTACTCGTCGTCATGGATGACCGCATCCTCTCGGCGCGAGAGTCGCGCAAGCACTACCAGCGCGTCGGGGGCTTCGAAGGCGGCGACATGGGCACACTGGGCATCGTCGGCAACGGCGACCCGGAGTTCTTCTTCGCGCCGGTGCGCCGCCGCGGACCGCGCAGCGAGTTCGACGTCCTGCGGATCGACTCGCTGCCGGCGGTGGACCTCACGGTCTCGTACCCCGGCGGCCGCGGCCCGCGCTACGACACCTTGCCCGCCGGCATCGTCGTCACGACCACCGGCTTCACCCGCGCCGAGCAGGCCACGTTCCGTCAGCTGCGGCAGCGCGGCGTCGTGGTCGTCACGGCGTTCCCCTCGGGCGACAACGTCGCGGCGGGACGGCAGAACCCGCCGTCCTCGGATTCCACACGCGTGCCGGTCACGCCAGAAGACTCGGCGCGTGTCGCCGAACGCAACGCCCCACCGACAGTGGGCGTGCAGCATCTGACGCCGCAGAAGGCCCGCATCCTGCTGATGCTCGCGCTGACCATCACCCGCGACCCCGTCGAGATCCAGCGGATGTTCCGCGAGTACTGA